The following coding sequences lie in one Capnocytophaga stomatis genomic window:
- the dapF gene encoding diaminopimelate epimerase, protein MNIHFYKYQGTGNDFVMIDNRDENFPKNNQKLVAFLCHRRFGIGADGLILLENAEGYDFRMVYYNSDGKESSMCGNGGRCTVAFAKQLGIISDKTHFIATDGEHSAQINAQNEVQLQMKNVEAIQVEQDYVFLDTGSPHHVQVVDNVGEIDVNTEGAKIRYGELYKDKGGSNVNFVGQQNENTFNIRTYERGVEEETYSCGTGATAVAISMYHLGKTNSKEVHLQTLGGNLKVLFERKDKGYQNVHLCGTATFVFEGNCEVKV, encoded by the coding sequence ATGAATATACATTTTTATAAGTATCAAGGTACGGGAAATGATTTTGTAATGATAGACAATCGTGATGAAAATTTTCCTAAAAATAATCAGAAATTAGTTGCTTTTTTGTGTCATCGCAGGTTTGGTATTGGTGCAGATGGTTTAATCCTTTTGGAAAATGCTGAGGGCTATGATTTTAGAATGGTTTACTATAATTCCGATGGAAAGGAAAGTTCAATGTGTGGCAATGGCGGAAGGTGTACGGTGGCTTTTGCAAAACAACTTGGAATAATTTCCGATAAAACGCATTTTATCGCTACAGATGGTGAGCATTCAGCACAAATAAACGCTCAGAACGAAGTACAATTACAAATGAAAAATGTAGAAGCCATTCAGGTTGAGCAGGATTATGTTTTTTTGGATACGGGTTCTCCGCATCACGTGCAAGTAGTTGATAATGTGGGTGAAATAGATGTAAATACTGAAGGTGCAAAAATTCGGTATGGAGAACTTTATAAGGATAAAGGAGGAAGTAACGTGAATTTTGTGGGTCAGCAAAATGAAAATACTTTCAATATTCGTACCTACGAACGAGGAGTTGAAGAGGAAACTTATTCTTGCGGAACGGGAGCAACGGCCGTGGCAATTTCTATGTATCATCTTGGAAAAACCAATAGTAAGGAGGTACATCTGCAAACTTTGGGAGGGAATTTGAAAGTTCTTTTTGAAAGAAAAGACAAAGGCTATCAAAATGTACATTTGTGCGGTACGGCTACTTTTGTTTTTGAAGGAAATTGTGAAGTAAAAGTGTAG
- a CDS encoding PAS domain-containing protein has translation MMTARPTPVNREVTWDKTKTIISETDSFGTITNVNDVFSEVSGYTPSELIGQPHNIIRHPDMPKVVFKMLWDNLKKGNNFVGIIKNMTKFGEYYWVVTDFEIRKDIMGNITHYIGRRKAVPQSAIDNHIAPFYETLLRLEKIGGIELSSRFFKNYLAKQGKDYMDFVIGIMSETQKESSFVEASSSMTMTSNTTTIISDDIYHVDDQMNLKRKSFFEKLFS, from the coding sequence ATGATGACAGCCAGACCAACACCAGTAAACAGAGAGGTAACTTGGGACAAAACCAAGACCATTATTAGTGAAACGGATAGTTTTGGAACTATTACCAATGTGAATGATGTATTTTCAGAAGTATCCGGATATACTCCAAGTGAGCTTATTGGTCAGCCTCACAATATAATTCGGCACCCTGATATGCCAAAAGTAGTGTTTAAAATGTTGTGGGATAACCTGAAAAAGGGTAATAACTTTGTTGGTATAATTAAAAATATGACAAAGTTTGGAGAGTATTATTGGGTCGTTACAGATTTTGAAATAAGAAAGGATATAATGGGTAATATTACCCATTACATAGGAAGAAGGAAGGCTGTCCCTCAAAGTGCTATAGATAATCATATTGCTCCTTTTTATGAAACATTGCTAAGACTCGAAAAAATTGGAGGAATAGAGCTAAGTAGTCGTTTTTTTAAGAATTACTTGGCAAAACAAGGAAAGGATTATATGGATTTTGTGATTGGCATTATGTCCGAAACACAAAAAGAATCGTCGTTTGTGGAGGCAAGTTCATCAATGACAATGACAAGTAATACAACAACCATAATTTCAGATGATATTTACCACGTGGATGATCAGATGAATTTGAAACGTAAAAGTTTTTTTGAGAAATTGTTCTCATAG
- the cdd gene encoding cytidine deaminase — protein MEHFLTIKYTIFNNFDELPESAKNLMKEAIKARENAYAAYSGFKVGAAVLLKNGEICIGSNQENAAYPSGLCAERVAVYQASARFPEETIEAIALTGTAKEPTQHPVSPCGACRQSLSEYEIRQKQPISIYFMGASGKIIKTESIKDLLPFLFDGSLL, from the coding sequence ATGGAACATTTTTTGACCATAAAGTACACCATTTTTAATAACTTTGACGAGCTCCCCGAATCTGCAAAAAATTTGATGAAGGAAGCCATCAAAGCGAGGGAAAACGCCTATGCGGCATATTCGGGTTTTAAAGTGGGTGCTGCTGTTCTTTTAAAAAATGGAGAGATTTGCATTGGTTCCAATCAGGAAAATGCTGCTTATCCTTCGGGGTTATGTGCTGAGCGTGTGGCTGTATATCAGGCTTCTGCCCGATTTCCGGAAGAAACCATTGAAGCGATAGCTCTCACGGGAACGGCTAAAGAACCTACGCAACATCCTGTTTCTCCTTGTGGTGCTTGCCGACAGTCGCTTTCTGAGTATGAAATCCGTCAGAAACAACCCATTAGCATTTATTTTATGGGAGCTTCGGGAAAAATTATCAAAACCGAATCCATCAAAGACCTTCTACCTTTTTTATTTGACGGAAGTCTTTTGTAA
- a CDS encoding NAD(P)H-dependent oxidoreductase, with product MKSLKLSLLLLCVILASCANPNSENKKAITENSKPVVKVSETKILVISGHPDLSKSTANRIILSDLEKHFVNKISVRRLDEMYPDYKINIEAEEKSLLNADVVVLQFPFYWYGTPALLKKWIDDVLLGFFDGNTAGKFKGKKVIVSLTTGAPQEAYETPNQSVEAYLLPLQETFTVIGGEWLKPVFSYNYIPENQQAEKQAHTHAQSLIKQIEKIFQENK from the coding sequence ATGAAAAGTTTAAAGTTGAGTTTATTGCTTTTGTGTGTGATTTTAGCTTCTTGTGCAAATCCAAATTCAGAAAATAAGAAAGCAATAACGGAAAATTCAAAACCTGTGGTTAAAGTTAGTGAAACCAAAATATTGGTCATTTCAGGTCATCCTGATTTGAGCAAATCGACAGCCAATCGGATTATTCTTTCGGATTTGGAAAAACATTTCGTAAACAAAATTAGTGTGCGTCGTTTGGATGAAATGTACCCTGATTATAAAATAAATATCGAAGCGGAAGAAAAATCGTTACTCAACGCCGATGTGGTAGTGTTACAGTTTCCTTTCTATTGGTATGGCACGCCCGCATTGCTCAAAAAATGGATTGACGATGTGCTTTTAGGCTTTTTTGATGGCAATACAGCAGGAAAATTCAAAGGGAAAAAGGTCATTGTATCACTTACCACCGGAGCACCGCAAGAAGCATACGAAACACCAAATCAGTCTGTTGAGGCTTATTTACTTCCTCTGCAAGAAACGTTTACTGTAATTGGTGGGGAATGGCTAAAACCTGTTTTTTCGTACAATTATATTCCTGAAAATCAACAAGCAGAAAAACAAGCTCACACCCACGCTCAAAGCCTTATCAAGCAAATTGAAAAGATTTTTCAGGAAAATAAATAA
- a CDS encoding 3-hydroxyacyl-CoA dehydrogenase/enoyl-CoA hydratase family protein has translation MKRRIKKVAVIGSGIMGSSIACHFANIGVKVLLLDIPPKELNENELKKGLSLADKQVRNRIVNDNLAKTLKSKPSPIYHTNFAKRIETGNLEDDIAQIKDADWIIEVVVERLDIKKAVFEKIEKYRTKGTLVTSNTSGIPISFMSEGRSEDFRNHFAITHFFNPPRYLQLFEVIPSSDCKPEVVYFLLSYGEKFLGKTAVLAKDTPAFIGNRIGVFGIMNIFHTIKALGLRVSEVDKLTGTVIGRPKSATFRTADLVGLDTLVHVANGLAQNCPNDEAKSLFVLPDFIQKMIENNSLGEKTKQGFYKKVASESGKSEILELNLDTMQYESSKKASFATLELTKSVENVLERFPILIKGKDKAGEFYRKTFAALFAYVQNRIPEISDELYRIDDAMKAGFGWLNGPFEIWDAIGIQEGVALMQSEGYEPAPWIKEMMTSGSKSFYAVKDGFTYYYDIPNKKYLKKPGQEGFIILDNIRPTKTVWKNAEASILDLGDGILNLEFHSKMNTIGGGVLQGINKAIDLAEKDFQGLVVGNQGANFSVGANIAMIFMMAVEQEYDELYMTIKYFQDTMMRMRYSSIPTVAAPHGMTLGGGCELCLHADKVVAAAETYIGLVEFGVGVIPGGGGTKELTLRASDSLRKNDVELNRLQEYFLTIGMAKVSTSAYEAFDLDIFQKGKDVVVVNKMRQIAEAKKHALLLAEAGYTKPIERTDIKVLGKQSLGAFLVGANSMNVANYISEYDKKIADKLAYVMSGGDLSEPTLVSEQYLLELEREAFLSLCTERKTLERIQYMLQNGKPLRN, from the coding sequence ATGAAACGAAGAATCAAAAAAGTTGCTGTTATCGGTTCGGGGATTATGGGCAGTAGCATTGCTTGCCATTTTGCGAACATAGGAGTAAAAGTTCTGTTGTTGGATATTCCTCCGAAGGAACTAAATGAAAATGAGCTTAAAAAAGGGCTTTCACTTGCTGACAAACAAGTAAGAAATCGGATTGTTAATGATAATTTAGCGAAAACTTTAAAATCAAAACCATCTCCAATTTATCACACAAATTTTGCCAAACGCATAGAAACAGGTAATTTGGAGGATGATATTGCACAAATAAAAGATGCCGATTGGATAATTGAAGTTGTTGTAGAACGATTGGATATCAAAAAGGCAGTTTTCGAGAAAATTGAAAAGTACCGAACAAAAGGTACGCTCGTGACTTCCAATACTTCAGGAATTCCTATTTCTTTTATGAGCGAAGGACGAAGCGAGGATTTTAGAAATCATTTTGCCATAACGCATTTTTTTAATCCGCCTCGTTATCTTCAGCTTTTTGAAGTGATACCAAGTTCGGACTGCAAACCCGAAGTTGTTTATTTTCTGCTATCTTACGGAGAAAAATTCTTAGGAAAAACAGCTGTTTTAGCCAAAGACACGCCGGCATTTATCGGTAATCGTATTGGAGTTTTTGGGATAATGAATATTTTTCATACGATAAAAGCCTTAGGATTAAGAGTTTCGGAAGTGGATAAATTGACAGGAACAGTGATTGGTCGTCCTAAATCGGCAACTTTCCGAACTGCGGATTTGGTAGGATTGGACACATTGGTGCACGTTGCCAATGGATTAGCCCAAAATTGCCCAAATGATGAAGCCAAAAGTTTGTTTGTTCTTCCCGATTTTATTCAAAAAATGATTGAAAATAATAGCTTGGGAGAGAAAACCAAACAAGGTTTCTACAAAAAAGTAGCTTCTGAAAGCGGAAAAAGTGAAATTTTGGAGTTAAATTTGGATACAATGCAATATGAATCTTCAAAAAAAGCTTCATTTGCTACGTTAGAACTTACAAAATCCGTTGAAAATGTGCTCGAACGCTTTCCAATCTTGATAAAAGGCAAGGATAAGGCTGGAGAATTTTACCGAAAAACTTTTGCAGCATTATTTGCTTACGTACAAAATCGTATTCCTGAAATTTCAGATGAGTTATATCGAATTGATGATGCAATGAAGGCTGGTTTTGGTTGGCTCAATGGTCCTTTTGAAATTTGGGATGCTATTGGCATTCAAGAAGGAGTGGCTTTGATGCAATCCGAAGGTTATGAACCAGCCCCGTGGATTAAGGAAATGATGACGTCGGGCAGTAAATCTTTCTATGCGGTAAAAGACGGATTTACATATTATTATGATATTCCGAATAAAAAATATCTGAAGAAACCAGGTCAAGAAGGATTCATTATTTTGGATAATATTCGTCCGACAAAAACGGTTTGGAAAAACGCTGAAGCCAGTATTTTGGATTTGGGTGATGGTATTTTGAATCTGGAATTCCATTCAAAAATGAACACTATTGGGGGAGGTGTGCTTCAAGGAATCAATAAAGCTATTGATTTGGCAGAAAAAGATTTTCAAGGATTAGTTGTTGGAAATCAGGGAGCTAACTTTTCGGTGGGAGCGAATATAGCGATGATTTTTATGATGGCTGTGGAGCAGGAATATGACGAGCTATATATGACAATCAAGTATTTTCAGGATACGATGATGCGTATGCGATACTCGTCTATCCCAACGGTTGCAGCTCCGCACGGAATGACCTTAGGTGGTGGCTGTGAATTATGCTTACACGCTGACAAAGTTGTTGCAGCTGCCGAAACGTATATTGGCTTGGTGGAATTTGGAGTGGGAGTTATTCCCGGAGGCGGAGGTACGAAGGAATTAACACTCAGAGCTTCAGACTCTTTACGGAAAAATGACGTTGAGCTGAATCGCTTGCAGGAATACTTCTTGACAATCGGTATGGCAAAAGTTTCAACTTCGGCGTACGAGGCTTTTGATTTGGATATTTTCCAAAAAGGGAAAGATGTGGTGGTTGTCAATAAAATGAGGCAAATTGCTGAGGCTAAAAAACACGCATTACTTCTTGCCGAAGCCGGATATACCAAACCGATAGAACGGACAGATATTAAAGTTCTTGGAAAACAATCACTTGGAGCTTTCTTGGTTGGTGCAAATTCGATGAATGTTGCAAATTATATTTCAGAATATGACAAAAAAATTGCTGACAAATTGGCTTACGTGATGTCAGGAGGAGACCTTTCCGAGCCTACATTAGTTTCTGAACAATATCTTTTGGAGTTGGAACGAGAGGCTTTCTTGTCGCTTTGTACAGAACGCAAAACTTTAGAGCGAATTCAGTATATGCTACAAAACGGAAAACCTTTACGAAATTAA
- a CDS encoding GNAT family N-acetyltransferase, translated as MNSLEGEKIKLRALEPEDVDFLYELENQESLWEVSQTQIPFSRFLLKEYIQNAKQDIYEAKQFRYVISSFDNQLFGCIDLYDFDPKNKRACVGIAIFEKYQGKGIGKKSLENLVSYAKKYLDLYQLIAYIPEDNEVSIKLFEKLGFVSYGVKKDWIFSQGKFKDVMIYQKKL; from the coding sequence ATGAATTCTTTGGAAGGAGAAAAAATAAAACTTCGAGCTTTAGAACCTGAAGATGTTGATTTTTTGTATGAGCTTGAAAATCAAGAAAGTTTGTGGGAAGTAAGTCAAACTCAAATTCCTTTTTCAAGATTTTTATTAAAAGAATATATACAAAATGCAAAGCAAGACATTTATGAAGCAAAGCAATTCAGATATGTAATTTCTTCATTTGATAATCAATTGTTTGGATGCATAGATTTGTATGATTTTGATCCTAAAAACAAACGAGCTTGTGTGGGGATTGCCATTTTTGAAAAGTATCAAGGCAAGGGAATTGGTAAAAAATCTTTGGAAAATTTGGTTAGTTATGCCAAAAAATATCTTGATTTATATCAGTTAATAGCCTATATTCCAGAAGATAATGAGGTTAGTATAAAACTTTTTGAAAAGTTGGGTTTTGTTTCTTACGGAGTTAAAAAGGATTGGATTTTTTCTCAAGGAAAGTTTAAAGACGTAATGATATATCAGAAAAAACTTTAG
- a CDS encoding phosphatidate cytidylyltransferase, translated as MNELFKRAITGFIYIFLLLSAIMLDASAFDFLFLSFGIICLFEFKRLVRLKGLSVFIIFLFIWWLFIHLKVSVFSVYIFLLFTILANVYLTLLLFYGKTPLRLRDNGYKLLISLLYIGGGCVFIPLIYKKECDIVYSQFDAQLTMIGILCIIWASDSFAYLTGKSFGKHKLFERISPKKTIEGFVGGLVGAIITSSIIAIYSSKETWQWIILAVVLVVTGTIGDLVESSFKRVANVKDSGTILPGHGGLLDRLDSLVFASPFAYLVLQILDYFN; from the coding sequence GTGAACGAACTGTTTAAACGAGCGATAACAGGATTTATTTATATTTTCCTTTTGCTTTCGGCTATAATGCTGGACGCCAGTGCATTTGATTTTTTATTTTTGTCCTTCGGGATAATTTGTCTTTTTGAATTTAAGAGACTTGTCAGGCTCAAAGGTTTGTCTGTTTTTATAATCTTTCTGTTTATTTGGTGGCTATTTATTCACCTGAAGGTGAGCGTTTTCTCCGTTTATATATTTTTGTTGTTTACCATTTTGGCAAATGTGTATTTAACGTTATTGTTATTCTATGGGAAAACGCCACTACGTCTTCGAGATAATGGATATAAGTTGTTAATCAGCTTGTTGTATATTGGAGGTGGATGTGTTTTCATTCCGTTGATATACAAAAAGGAATGTGATATAGTGTATTCACAGTTTGATGCTCAACTTACAATGATTGGGATTTTGTGTATTATCTGGGCAAGTGACAGTTTTGCATATTTGACAGGAAAATCCTTTGGTAAACATAAACTTTTTGAGCGTATTTCACCTAAAAAAACAATAGAAGGCTTTGTAGGCGGACTTGTTGGTGCAATTATAACATCTTCTATCATAGCTATTTACAGTAGTAAGGAAACTTGGCAATGGATTATTTTGGCGGTGGTTTTGGTCGTTACGGGAACCATTGGCGACCTTGTGGAATCAAGTTTTAAACGTGTAGCAAATGTAAAGGACAGCGGAACTATTTTACCCGGACACGGAGGGCTTCTTGACCGCCTTGATAGCCTTGTTTTTGCATCGCCTTTTGCGTATTTAGTATTACAAATTTTGGACTACTTTAATTGA
- the ftsH gene encoding ATP-dependent zinc metalloprotease FtsH — protein MSENKTNRPRFSAYWIYAILIAVILGFNLFSEGSLWNQPKEIPQSKFEEFLRNGDVSKTVIINRKEANVYLTQDALNKEEHKDVRPGKSVLQSTNIQSDVPQYHFELGDLSNFENRFDQIVQENNLTTTRENKTQQNLLSDLLISVLPFVLFIGLWIFLMRRMAGGGGAGGGQIFSIGKSKARLFDEKKEVRVSFQDVAGLEGAKEEVQEIVDFLKNPDKYTSLGGKIPKGALLVGPPGTGKTLLAKAVAGEAQVPFFSLSGSDFVEMFVGVGASRVRDLFKQAKEKSPAIIFIDEIDAIGRARGKNNFTGANDERENTLNQLLTEMDGFGTHTNVIVLAATNRADILDKALMRAGRFDRQIYVELPNLNERKQIFQVHLRPIKTAETLDVDFLAKQTPGFSGADIANVCNEAALIAARKGKTAVNKQDFLDAVDRIIGGLEKKTKIITPEEREAIAFHEAGHATVSWLLEHAAPLVKVTIVPRGQSLGAAWYLPEERQIVRTEQILDEMCAALGGRAAEKVMFDKISTGALSDLEKVTKQARAMVTIYGLNDKVGNLTYYDSSGQSEYGFVKPYSEKTAHLIDEEISKIIENQYERAIKILTDNKEKLIALANLLLEREVIFKEDLENIFGVRKFKDAIEQISENEENKPKEVNLQSE, from the coding sequence ATGTCAGAAAATAAAACGAATAGACCTCGATTTTCAGCTTATTGGATTTATGCCATACTGATAGCTGTTATATTAGGATTTAATCTTTTTTCGGAAGGAAGCCTATGGAACCAACCGAAGGAAATTCCCCAGTCAAAGTTTGAGGAATTTTTGCGTAATGGAGATGTTAGTAAAACGGTGATTATAAACCGAAAAGAAGCAAATGTGTACTTGACACAAGATGCTCTGAATAAGGAAGAACACAAAGATGTAAGACCCGGTAAAAGCGTACTCCAAAGCACAAACATTCAGAGTGATGTTCCGCAATATCATTTTGAGTTGGGTGATTTGAGTAATTTTGAAAATCGTTTTGACCAAATTGTACAAGAAAATAATTTGACAACAACACGTGAAAACAAAACGCAACAAAATTTGCTGTCAGATTTATTGATTTCTGTTTTACCTTTTGTATTGTTCATCGGTCTTTGGATTTTTCTTATGCGAAGAATGGCTGGAGGCGGTGGAGCCGGAGGCGGACAAATTTTCAGTATTGGAAAGTCAAAAGCTCGTCTTTTTGACGAAAAGAAAGAAGTCCGTGTTAGCTTTCAGGATGTAGCAGGTTTGGAAGGAGCTAAAGAAGAAGTTCAGGAAATAGTAGATTTTCTTAAAAATCCTGATAAATATACTTCCTTGGGAGGAAAAATCCCGAAAGGAGCATTGCTTGTAGGACCTCCGGGAACTGGGAAAACTTTGCTGGCAAAAGCTGTGGCAGGTGAAGCCCAAGTACCTTTCTTTTCTCTTTCAGGTTCTGATTTTGTGGAGATGTTTGTAGGAGTAGGAGCCTCACGGGTGCGTGATTTATTCAAGCAAGCAAAGGAAAAGTCACCAGCAATTATCTTCATTGATGAGATAGACGCTATCGGAAGAGCTAGGGGTAAAAATAATTTTACTGGAGCAAATGACGAAAGAGAAAATACTTTAAATCAGTTGCTTACGGAAATGGACGGTTTTGGAACGCATACTAACGTAATTGTTTTGGCTGCTACTAACCGTGCTGATATTCTTGATAAGGCTTTGATGCGTGCAGGGCGTTTTGACCGACAAATTTATGTGGAACTCCCCAATTTGAATGAGCGTAAACAAATTTTTCAAGTTCACCTTCGACCTATTAAAACGGCTGAAACTCTTGATGTTGATTTCTTGGCAAAACAAACACCTGGTTTTTCAGGGGCTGACATAGCCAACGTTTGTAACGAAGCGGCATTAATTGCGGCACGTAAAGGGAAAACGGCTGTTAATAAGCAAGATTTTCTGGACGCTGTGGATAGAATTATTGGAGGACTTGAGAAAAAGACCAAAATAATAACACCGGAGGAACGTGAAGCTATTGCTTTTCACGAGGCAGGACACGCTACAGTGAGTTGGTTGCTGGAACACGCCGCTCCGCTTGTGAAGGTAACGATAGTTCCACGAGGGCAGTCTTTGGGTGCGGCTTGGTATTTGCCCGAAGAACGACAAATTGTTCGTACTGAACAAATTCTGGATGAAATGTGTGCCGCTTTAGGAGGGCGTGCAGCGGAAAAAGTAATGTTCGACAAAATTTCCACGGGAGCATTGAGTGATTTGGAAAAAGTAACAAAGCAGGCTCGTGCGATGGTTACAATTTACGGTTTGAATGATAAAGTTGGGAATTTAACTTATTACGATTCATCAGGGCAATCTGAGTATGGTTTTGTTAAGCCATACAGTGAGAAAACAGCTCATTTGATTGATGAAGAAATTTCAAAAATAATTGAAAATCAGTATGAAAGAGCAATTAAAATTCTGACCGATAACAAGGAAAAACTAATTGCTTTGGCAAATCTGCTTTTGGAAAGAGAAGTAATATTCAAAGAAGATTTAGAAAATATTTTTGGAGTTCGAAAATTTAAAGATGCAATTGAGCAAATTTCTGAAAATGAAGAGAATAAGCCTAAAGAGGTGAATCTTCAGAGCGAATAA
- a CDS encoding PAS domain-containing protein has protein sequence MITDYQDIKLTVEKPLPIDREVVWDKSEIIVSETDIYGRIVEVNDAFCDVSGYSIVEMIGQPHSIVRHPDMPQIIFKMLWDNLKSESNFVGVIKNLAKSGEYYWVIADFIIRKDVLGNVTNYIARRKSVSKDVVDNHIAPLYETLLRLEKVGGMELSSRFLKNYLDKEGKNYISFVVDLVTKNKQHLSFEEVPAVSFEINKNILNDTYTLNDEIEEKRKSFLERLYP, from the coding sequence ATGATTACAGACTATCAAGATATTAAACTAACAGTAGAAAAGCCGCTTCCGATTGATAGGGAAGTTGTTTGGGATAAGTCGGAAATCATCGTTAGTGAAACTGATATTTATGGAAGAATTGTGGAAGTTAACGATGCATTTTGCGATGTGAGTGGTTATTCTATTGTTGAGATGATTGGTCAGCCACATAGTATCGTTCGTCACCCTGATATGCCTCAAATTATCTTTAAAATGCTGTGGGACAATCTAAAAAGTGAAAGCAATTTTGTTGGGGTAATCAAGAATTTAGCAAAATCTGGAGAATACTATTGGGTAATAGCGGATTTCATAATTCGGAAGGACGTTTTAGGGAATGTTACCAATTACATAGCAAGAAGAAAGTCTGTTTCCAAAGACGTTGTTGATAATCACATAGCTCCTTTGTACGAAACCTTACTGAGATTGGAAAAAGTAGGAGGAATGGAGTTGAGTAGTCGTTTTTTAAAGAATTATTTAGATAAAGAAGGAAAAAATTACATCAGCTTTGTTGTTGACCTTGTAACAAAGAATAAACAACACCTTTCCTTTGAGGAAGTTCCTGCTGTATCCTTTGAAATAAACAAAAATATTTTAAATGATACATACACACTGAATGACGAAATTGAAGAGAAACGTAAAAGTTTCCTTGAAAGATTATATCCATAA
- the rsfS gene encoding ribosome silencing factor gives MTFNKEITSNQLISDIIKGIEKVKGSDITIMDLRGIENTVCDYFILCNGSSNTQVNAISGAIQKTVSQAEGHIKPWHVEGESNAEWVLIDYVDVVVHIFQKHIREHYDIEGLWGDAKFINVETNY, from the coding sequence ATGACATTTAATAAAGAAATTACATCAAATCAGTTGATTAGCGATATTATTAAAGGTATCGAAAAAGTAAAAGGAAGTGATATAACCATTATGGATTTGCGAGGCATTGAAAATACGGTGTGTGATTATTTCATTTTGTGTAACGGGTCATCAAATACACAGGTAAATGCCATTTCGGGAGCCATACAAAAGACTGTAAGTCAGGCTGAAGGACATATAAAGCCTTGGCACGTAGAAGGTGAAAGCAATGCAGAATGGGTTTTGATTGATTATGTAGATGTTGTGGTTCATATTTTTCAGAAACATATTCGTGAACACTATGACATCGAAGGGTTGTGGGGAGATGCGAAATTCATAAATGTAGAAACTAACTATTAG
- a CDS encoding LUD domain-containing protein encodes MNLFKKIFSTRNSESKKEAPQVNSIFDDDLPADEQFAIRFNENGGKFIYCTSDFEVQGVFRNILKEIGVDVKISYSNESLKNMFEEYDSLFTSNIQSSNVYLTDCEYLITTLGGIMLSSNQLKQKKTEELPEIFVVFAKTSQMVKDITEGMRGINFKYTKRKPTGLVTLRSFKEDRNQNDIMNYGGTYKKTYLILLEDL; translated from the coding sequence ATGAATTTATTTAAGAAAATATTTAGCACACGAAATAGCGAATCCAAAAAAGAAGCCCCTCAAGTTAATTCTATTTTTGATGATGATTTGCCTGCAGATGAGCAGTTTGCAATCAGATTTAACGAAAATGGAGGGAAATTTATTTACTGTACTTCTGATTTTGAGGTACAGGGGGTTTTTCGTAATATTTTAAAGGAAATAGGCGTAGATGTAAAAATAAGTTATTCCAATGAATCTCTAAAGAATATGTTCGAGGAATATGACTCTCTTTTTACTTCCAATATACAAAGTTCAAATGTTTATTTAACTGATTGTGAGTATTTAATAACTACACTCGGAGGGATTATGCTTTCATCAAATCAGTTAAAGCAAAAGAAAACTGAGGAACTTCCTGAGATTTTTGTCGTTTTTGCCAAAACAAGCCAAATGGTAAAAGACATCACAGAAGGAATGCGAGGGATTAACTTCAAATACACCAAACGAAAACCGACAGGTTTGGTGACGCTTCGTAGTTTCAAAGAGGATAGAAATCAGAATGATATTATGAACTACGGCGGAACTTACAAAAAGACCTATCTCATTCTGTTAGAAGATTTATAA